In Silene latifolia isolate original U9 population chromosome X, ASM4854445v1, whole genome shotgun sequence, the following proteins share a genomic window:
- the LOC141618554 gene encoding uncharacterized protein LOC141618554, with the protein MDPIKYLFEKPVLGRISRWTLMLAEFDLKYVPLKAVKGRAVADFLADNPIEEDSVTDMWSFPDENVLHVEDEVWDLYFDGASSGMGYGVGILLISPKGEHVPVPIKFDFLATNNAAEYEACLLGLHSAISLNIKRLLAKIEEMEKYFEEIHYVHLPREENQFADALSMLVALVNIPDHIDSMPLCVERRSAPSYINEINGTEEDEIEPWPQTNGVVEAANKTLTAILRKMSDNYKDWPLKIPFALWGYRTSIGTATGATPYYLDYGMEAVQPIELEVPSIRILLKSQVPEADWVQARYDSLVLLDERRLNALYQVQLYQKRIERAFNKKVKPRKIKEGDLVLKSIHALLPVDPRCKFKPNWAGPYLVKINLIGGAVRLTDLDGNDFSNPTNLDQLKKYYP; encoded by the exons ATGGATCCAATCAAATACCTGTTTGAAAAACCAGTATTAGGCAGAATTTCGAGATGGACTCTCATGTTAGCTGAATTCGATCTTAAGTACGTACCCTTGAAAGCAGTGAAAGGAAGGGCCGTCGCCGACTTCCTCGCTGACAATCCAATAGAGGAAGACAGTGTTACGGATATGTGGTCTTTCCCAGATGAAAACGTGCTTCATGTCGAAGACGAAGTATGGGAtctttatttcgatggagcatcgagtGGCATGGGATATGGGGTCGGAATCCTCCTCATTTCACCAAAGGGAGAACATGTACCTGTACCCATCAAGTTCGATTTCCTCGCCACCAACAATGCTGCTGAGTACGAAGCATGCCTACTGGGTTTGCACAGTGCTATCAGTCTAAATATAAAGAGGTTACTG GCTAAGATAGAGGAAATGGAAAAGTATTTCGAGGAAATACACTATGTCCATTTACccagagaagagaatcaattcgcCGACGCTCTGTCTATGTTGGTAGCCTTGGTTAACATCCCAGATCATATAGACAGCATGCCactatgtgtcgaacgaagatcggcACCATCATACATAAATGAGATTAATGGCACTGAGGAAGATGAGATCGAACCTTG GCCACAGACAAATGGGGTTGTAGAAGCTGCCAATAAAACACTTACAGCCATTTTGAGGAAAATGTCTGATAACTACAAagattggccattgaagataCCCTTTGCCTTGTGGGGATATAGAACTTCAATCGGAACAGCCACGGGGGCAACCCCGTACTATTTGGATTATGGGATGGAGGCAGTTCAGCCCATAGAACTAGAGGTACCATCCATAAGGATATTACTTAAGAGCCAAGTTCCTGAAGCAGATTGGGTCCAAGCCAGATATGACTCTTTGGTTTTACTGGATGAACGACGCTTGAACGCATTGTATCaggttcaactctatcagaaaaggatagaaAGGGCTTTTAATAAGAAGGTGAAACCTAGAaaaatcaaagaaggagatttggtgttGAAATCGATTCATGCACTACTGCCAGTAGACCCGAGGTGTAAATTTAAACCAAATTGGGCAGGCCCGTATTTAGTGAAAATAAATCTGATAGGAGGAGCGGTTCGGCTGACTgatctagatggaaacgactttTCGAATCCTACAAATCTGGACCAGTTGAAAAAATACTATCCCTAA